A DNA window from Rhodococcus sp. Z13 contains the following coding sequences:
- a CDS encoding manganese catalase family protein, producing MFRHTDHLQFDVKPEKPDPVYARKLQELIGGAYGEMTVTMQYLFQGWNCRMPGKYKDMIMDVATEEIGHVEMIATMVARLLEGAPATESTKNAAADPVVAAVLGGMDPQQAIVSGGGPTLADSNGVPWNGRFIVASGNLLADFRANVAAEAQGRVQTARLYNMTDDPGVKDMLRFNLARDTYHQNLWLAAIEELKADGIEPSPIAPNALFDEEHSEHASSLWHLSDGAASDQGRWAHGTGPDGTTPMSFLPDPVPLGDVASAPPPDPKLYASYDGSQGEPRSAALGTEKGLMGKMKDALDPDTP from the coding sequence ATGTTTCGTCACACCGACCATCTGCAGTTCGACGTCAAGCCGGAGAAGCCCGATCCCGTCTACGCCCGCAAACTCCAGGAGCTGATCGGCGGGGCCTACGGCGAGATGACCGTGACCATGCAGTACCTCTTCCAGGGCTGGAACTGTCGCATGCCAGGCAAGTACAAGGACATGATCATGGACGTGGCGACCGAGGAGATCGGTCACGTCGAGATGATCGCCACCATGGTGGCGCGTCTGCTCGAAGGCGCACCTGCCACGGAGTCGACCAAGAACGCGGCCGCCGATCCCGTCGTCGCGGCGGTGCTCGGTGGCATGGACCCGCAGCAGGCCATCGTCTCCGGTGGCGGCCCGACCCTCGCCGACAGCAACGGTGTGCCGTGGAACGGCCGCTTCATCGTCGCCAGCGGCAACCTGCTCGCCGACTTCCGGGCCAACGTCGCCGCCGAAGCGCAGGGCCGGGTGCAGACCGCGCGGCTGTACAACATGACCGACGATCCGGGCGTCAAGGACATGCTCCGGTTCAATCTGGCCCGCGACACCTACCACCAGAACCTGTGGCTCGCCGCCATCGAGGAACTGAAGGCCGACGGCATCGAACCCAGCCCCATCGCGCCGAACGCCCTGTTCGACGAGGAGCACTCGGAACACGCCTCGAGCCTGTGGCACCTGTCGGACGGCGCGGCCTCCGATCAGGGTCGCTGGGCGCACGGCACCGGCCCCGACGGGACGACGCCCATGTCGTTCCTGCCCGATCCCGTCCCGCTCGGTGACGTGGCGAGCGCTCCCCCGCCGGACCCGAAGCTGTACGCCAGCTACGACGGGTCGCAGGGCGAACCGCGTTCGGCCGCACTGGGAACCGAGAAGGGACTCATGGGCAAGATGAAGGACGCCCTCGATCCCGACACCCCGTAA
- a CDS encoding DUF6098 family protein — MGTSVHGYQPDPDDMPLVTSLDQLADLATDPLLYLRYSKGPVADAEDGPSRDHEANVTLPGLSATTISPEPWWRRPVKDWVARRLCKYSEPAQEDGRFAWLLTGRMVGRGSDHEPLLVDVRPHARIAREVLDEATRWYHERFDVGNDSRRSA; from the coding sequence GTGGGTACTTCTGTGCACGGCTATCAGCCCGATCCCGACGACATGCCGCTCGTCACCTCGCTCGATCAGCTCGCGGACCTCGCCACCGATCCGCTGCTGTACCTGAGGTATTCGAAAGGACCGGTGGCCGACGCCGAGGACGGCCCGAGCCGCGACCACGAGGCGAACGTGACCCTGCCGGGCCTGTCCGCCACGACGATCTCGCCGGAGCCGTGGTGGCGGCGGCCGGTCAAGGACTGGGTGGCCCGCCGGCTCTGCAAGTACTCCGAACCCGCCCAGGAGGACGGCCGCTTCGCGTGGCTGCTCACCGGACGGATGGTGGGCCGCGGCTCCGATCACGAACCGCTGCTCGTCGACGTCCGGCCGCACGCGCGGATCGCACGGGAGGTCCTCGACGAGGCGACACGCTGGTACCACGAGCGCTTCGACGTGGGGAACGACTCACGCCGCAGCGCGTAG
- a CDS encoding O-antigen ligase domain-containing protein, producing MPMFFVGAVVAVALVAALYRRPQRGLLLVAALTPLQGLLTVIPGGRTVTHWREFVLIVALAAAFTGPARRRRTATAAPRWATLGAGGALGLMVALVAASLAGLIPFEFTYLYLTIPVILWRAPFDARDRDGLVTILMVAGFVTAVLGLVQQVLGADRLAELGYRWDEHLHTHRGFLHSFSTFATPREFGLFIMLSLVVGCAVAFADPRRRRNRLFLCATPILLLGLGMTIMPACYIGLTVGLLWLAVHRFRALFVVFGGLAVVTPIALLLLPSSVLAPVFSSVGLGARGPSQPTSSLWVRPFGQNTAVDTLAQLDAGSYRPESYYTKLAVDFGLIGVWLFVLVLVVAAASTLYASRRLRGQDAAFALGVSATVVACVVATTMATYPEIISLEVYFWMLVGAVGCAMMQRTPAPRIEEPDPAPCRRLTQVG from the coding sequence ATGCCGATGTTTTTCGTGGGCGCAGTGGTGGCGGTGGCGCTGGTCGCCGCCCTCTACCGGCGCCCGCAACGCGGCCTGCTGCTGGTCGCCGCCCTCACTCCCCTGCAAGGCCTCCTGACCGTGATCCCGGGTGGGCGGACGGTGACCCACTGGCGGGAGTTCGTCCTCATCGTCGCACTCGCCGCCGCGTTCACCGGACCGGCCCGGCGCCGGCGGACGGCGACCGCGGCGCCGCGCTGGGCCACCCTCGGAGCCGGGGGTGCGCTGGGGTTGATGGTCGCACTCGTGGCCGCGAGCCTGGCCGGGCTCATCCCCTTCGAGTTCACCTACCTGTACCTCACGATCCCCGTCATCCTGTGGCGGGCACCCTTCGACGCCCGCGACCGCGACGGGCTCGTGACGATCCTGATGGTCGCCGGGTTCGTCACCGCCGTGCTCGGTCTCGTCCAACAGGTGCTCGGCGCCGACCGGCTCGCGGAGCTCGGCTACCGCTGGGACGAACACCTGCACACTCATCGTGGGTTCCTGCACAGCTTCAGCACCTTCGCGACCCCGCGCGAGTTCGGGCTGTTCATCATGCTCAGCCTGGTCGTCGGCTGCGCGGTCGCGTTCGCCGACCCACGGCGGCGGCGCAACAGGCTGTTCCTGTGCGCGACGCCGATCCTGTTGCTCGGGCTGGGGATGACGATCATGCCCGCCTGCTACATCGGCCTGACGGTCGGGTTGCTGTGGCTCGCCGTCCACCGTTTCCGCGCCCTGTTCGTCGTCTTCGGCGGCCTGGCCGTGGTCACTCCGATCGCCCTCCTGCTCCTGCCGAGCTCGGTTCTCGCGCCGGTGTTCTCGTCGGTGGGTCTCGGCGCGCGCGGCCCGTCGCAGCCGACGTCGTCGCTGTGGGTGCGGCCGTTCGGGCAGAACACCGCGGTGGACACGCTCGCGCAGCTCGACGCGGGGTCGTACCGCCCCGAGAGCTACTACACGAAACTCGCCGTGGACTTCGGCCTGATCGGGGTGTGGTTGTTCGTCCTGGTGCTCGTGGTTGCGGCCGCGTCGACCCTGTACGCCTCGCGGCGGCTGCGCGGACAGGACGCAGCCTTCGCGCTCGGGGTCAGCGCCACGGTGGTCGCCTGCGTCGTCGCCACCACCATGGCCACCTATCCCGAGATCATCTCGCTCGAGGTCTACTTCTGGATGCTGGTGGGCGCCGTCGGATGCGCGATGATGCAGCGCACCCCCGCGCCCCGTATCGAGGAGCCCGACCCCGCACCGTGCCGCCGGCTCACGCAGGTCGGATGA
- a CDS encoding MalY/PatB family protein translates to MTSHERFTVERVDVPGFDDLDVDALSARAGAKWSRAVADGLTPAWVADMDFPVAPPIARALHERIERNDLGYPDWFHGTPLREEFSRRMRDRYGWEPDPDAVREQTDLIQALQVVLRLSTMRGDAVAIQTPNYPPFLASLRRMGLQQIDFPFVDHGEGWAPDFESFEPMVARRRPRVLVLVNPHNPTGRVHTREELERIADIAERYDMLVISDEIHAELTYPPHQHIPFASLGPEVEARTVTLTSASKAFNLAGLRCAVVHFGSKLLLKRRDAEPFDLYGAVSVPGVIATLAAWQECDDWQRDLLKVLDRNRRIVDSVLRERIPQARHHLPEGTYLTWVNAAPLGIGDPVTRVREQGRILVDGGLRFGSNATNCLRINFATSAQILDRILDGVTGALTA, encoded by the coding sequence ATGACCAGCCACGAGCGATTCACGGTCGAGCGGGTCGACGTGCCCGGTTTCGACGATCTCGATGTCGACGCCCTGTCGGCTCGTGCCGGGGCCAAGTGGTCCCGTGCGGTCGCCGACGGCCTGACCCCCGCCTGGGTCGCGGACATGGACTTCCCGGTGGCGCCGCCGATCGCGCGGGCGCTGCACGAGCGGATCGAACGCAACGACCTCGGCTATCCCGACTGGTTCCACGGCACCCCGCTGCGGGAGGAGTTCTCCCGTCGCATGCGCGACCGGTACGGCTGGGAACCCGATCCCGATGCGGTCCGGGAGCAGACCGACCTCATCCAGGCGCTGCAGGTCGTGTTGCGTCTGAGCACGATGCGCGGCGACGCCGTCGCGATCCAGACGCCCAACTACCCGCCCTTCCTGGCATCGCTGCGGCGGATGGGGCTGCAGCAGATCGACTTCCCGTTCGTCGACCACGGCGAGGGGTGGGCCCCGGACTTCGAATCGTTCGAACCGATGGTCGCGCGGCGCCGGCCCCGCGTGCTGGTGCTCGTCAACCCGCACAACCCGACGGGCCGCGTCCACACCCGCGAGGAACTCGAGCGCATCGCCGACATCGCGGAGCGGTACGACATGCTCGTGATCAGCGACGAGATCCACGCCGAGCTGACCTACCCGCCGCATCAGCACATCCCATTCGCCTCCCTCGGGCCGGAGGTCGAGGCGCGGACGGTCACCCTCACTTCGGCGAGCAAGGCGTTCAACCTGGCCGGTCTGCGGTGCGCGGTGGTGCACTTCGGGTCGAAGCTGTTGCTCAAGCGACGCGACGCCGAGCCGTTCGATCTGTACGGGGCGGTGTCCGTCCCCGGGGTGATCGCCACGCTCGCGGCCTGGCAGGAGTGCGACGACTGGCAGCGCGACCTGCTGAAGGTGCTCGACCGCAATCGCCGCATCGTCGACTCGGTGCTGCGTGAGAGGATCCCGCAGGCCCGCCATCATCTCCCCGAGGGAACCTATCTGACCTGGGTGAACGCGGCGCCTCTCGGCATCGGCGATCCCGTCACCCGGGTGCGGGAGCAGGGGCGGATCCTCGTCGACGGTGGTCTGCGCTTCGGCAGCAACGCGACCAACTGCCTGCGGATCAACTTCGCGACCTCGGCGCAGATCCTCGACCGCATCCTCGACGGCGTCACGGGCGCCCTCACGGCCTGA
- the phoU gene encoding phosphate signaling complex protein PhoU, giving the protein MREAFKGQLDELVVRLGELAALAGEGLDLATRALFDTDLEAAQQALDLDSRIAELDTDCSERAVRILALQGPVAADLRLVFSAVRITSDLTRMGELSLHIARAVRRRHPESLVSDVLRDDLRRMADLAAQIVEVLRGAFAEFDLETISGVHAFEDELDKAHSRVLATLEGPDWDGDIPTAVDTALVARFYGRFGDQAVDVADRLIFFVTGERPAA; this is encoded by the coding sequence ATGAGAGAGGCGTTCAAGGGGCAACTCGACGAGCTCGTCGTCCGCCTCGGTGAGCTCGCGGCCCTGGCCGGCGAGGGACTCGATCTGGCCACCCGCGCCCTGTTCGACACCGATCTCGAAGCCGCCCAGCAGGCACTCGACCTCGACTCGCGCATCGCCGAGCTCGACACCGACTGCTCCGAACGCGCGGTGAGGATCCTCGCCCTGCAGGGCCCGGTCGCCGCCGACCTGCGACTGGTCTTCTCCGCCGTCCGCATCACCAGCGACCTCACCCGCATGGGCGAACTCAGCCTCCACATCGCGCGGGCCGTGCGCCGGCGTCACCCGGAGTCGCTGGTGTCCGACGTCCTGCGCGACGACCTGCGCCGGATGGCCGATCTCGCCGCGCAGATCGTGGAGGTCCTGCGCGGGGCGTTCGCGGAGTTCGACCTCGAGACCATCAGCGGCGTCCACGCCTTCGAGGACGAACTCGACAAGGCGCACTCGCGCGTCCTGGCGACTCTCGAGGGCCCGGACTGGGACGGCGACATCCCGACCGCCGTCGACACCGCCCTCGTCGCCCGCTTCTACGGACGCTTCGGCGACCAGGCCGTCGACGTCGCCGATCGCCTCATCTTCTTCGTCACCGGCGAGCGTCCCGCGGCCTGA
- a CDS encoding SelT/SelW/SelH family protein codes for MTERAPRVAITYCTQCKWLLRAGWMAQELLNTFGTDLGEVALVPGTGGVFRVVVDDTTVWDRKEDKGFPDIATLKQRVRDIVDPTRDLGHVDRSASGH; via the coding sequence ATGACGGAACGGGCACCGAGGGTCGCGATCACCTACTGCACACAGTGCAAGTGGCTGCTGCGTGCGGGCTGGATGGCGCAGGAACTGCTGAACACCTTCGGAACCGATCTCGGCGAGGTCGCCCTGGTGCCCGGCACCGGCGGGGTCTTCCGGGTCGTCGTGGACGACACGACCGTATGGGACCGCAAGGAGGACAAGGGCTTCCCTGACATCGCCACGCTCAAGCAGCGGGTCCGCGACATCGTCGACCCGACCCGCGATCTCGGGCACGTCGACCGCAGCGCGTCCGGACACTGA
- the dcd gene encoding dCTP deaminase: MLLSDRDIRAQIAAGHMGIDPFDPELVQPSSVDVRLDSLFRVFNNTRYTHIDPAQQQDELTSLVQVPEGEPFVLHPGEFVLGSTMERCTLPADLAGRLEGKSSLGRLGLLTHSTAGFIDPGFDGHITLELSNVANLPITLWPGMKIGQLCLFRLTSPAEHPYGSAQVGSKYQGQRGPTPSKAYLNFVHRHPDARPS; this comes from the coding sequence GTGCTGCTCTCCGATCGTGACATCCGCGCCCAGATCGCTGCCGGGCATATGGGCATCGACCCGTTCGATCCGGAGCTCGTGCAGCCGTCGAGCGTGGACGTCCGGCTCGACAGCCTGTTCCGCGTCTTCAACAACACCCGCTACACGCACATCGACCCGGCTCAGCAGCAGGACGAACTGACCTCGCTGGTGCAGGTGCCGGAGGGCGAGCCGTTCGTGCTGCACCCCGGCGAGTTCGTGCTCGGGTCGACGATGGAACGCTGCACCCTGCCCGCCGACCTCGCCGGTCGCCTCGAGGGCAAGTCGTCGCTCGGTCGGCTCGGCCTCCTGACGCACTCCACCGCGGGGTTCATCGATCCGGGTTTCGACGGGCACATCACCCTCGAGTTGTCGAACGTCGCGAACCTGCCGATCACCCTGTGGCCGGGGATGAAGATCGGTCAGCTGTGCCTGTTCCGGCTGACCAGCCCGGCCGAGCATCCCTACGGCAGTGCGCAGGTGGGCTCGAAGTACCAGGGGCAGCGCGGTCCGACGCCGTCGAAGGCGTATCTGAACTTCGTGCACCGGCATCCTGACGCTCGCCCCAGCTGA
- a CDS encoding TetR/AcrR family transcriptional regulator — protein MASGRLYGGRAGEERQADRRAQLIEAGLDLLGAADGESTLSVRGVCKRAGLASRYFYESFADRDELTGAVYDHVVQRIAESTLAAVTTAPKDDRAIVRACVENIVKEIDEDPRLGRMLFSVSQANPQLAKRRLESTRMFAGLVTAQAENIYALEHSPRLDMAAHYVVGGLAQALTAWLDGTVPLTHDEVVEECTELLLTLSLQLRRYSAT, from the coding sequence ATGGCATCAGGACGGCTCTACGGTGGACGCGCGGGTGAGGAACGACAGGCCGATCGTCGCGCACAGCTGATCGAGGCCGGTCTCGACCTGCTCGGGGCCGCCGATGGGGAGTCGACGCTGTCGGTCCGCGGCGTCTGCAAGCGCGCGGGCCTGGCGTCGCGGTACTTCTACGAGAGCTTCGCAGACCGCGACGAACTCACCGGTGCCGTCTACGACCACGTCGTCCAGCGCATCGCGGAGAGCACCCTCGCCGCGGTGACGACCGCACCGAAGGACGACCGGGCGATCGTGCGGGCGTGCGTGGAGAACATCGTCAAGGAGATCGACGAGGATCCGCGCCTGGGCCGCATGCTCTTCTCCGTCAGCCAGGCCAACCCGCAGCTCGCGAAGCGGCGCCTCGAGTCGACCCGCATGTTCGCCGGTCTCGTCACCGCGCAGGCCGAGAACATCTACGCACTCGAGCACAGCCCGCGGCTCGACATGGCCGCCCACTACGTCGTCGGCGGGCTCGCGCAGGCGCTCACGGCGTGGCTCGACGGCACCGTCCCGCTGACCCACGACGAGGTCGTCGAGGAGTGCACCGAACTGCTGCTGACCCTGTCGCTGCAGTTGCGGCGCTACTCGGCCACATAG
- a CDS encoding oxygenase MpaB family protein: MTTTVDKPVGLDDTMDGLGLAAGAANIIMQLSWPGVGYGVYESRVESGRLYDHPIKRTRTTLTYLAVAARGTDDEKRLFRRGVNKAHAQVRSTESSPVEYNAMDPELQLWVAACIYRGFEDVHRALYGPIPDHAIEYFYRNGATFGTTLQVRPEMWPKDRATFEQYWNDNLHKVKIDDRIREHLLSIARIEFLPEPVPTLFGPLNLFFTAGFLPPLFREQMRLKWTPRDQRRFDRVMRTLGAVNKRLPVPVRELPYRLLLADMRWRIRTGRPLV; encoded by the coding sequence ATGACGACGACCGTCGACAAGCCCGTCGGACTCGACGACACGATGGACGGACTCGGCCTGGCCGCCGGCGCAGCGAACATCATCATGCAACTGTCGTGGCCCGGTGTCGGGTACGGCGTCTACGAGAGCCGCGTGGAGTCGGGTCGCCTGTACGACCATCCGATCAAGCGCACCCGCACCACACTCACCTACCTCGCCGTCGCCGCGCGCGGCACCGACGACGAGAAGCGCCTGTTCCGTCGGGGCGTGAACAAGGCCCACGCGCAGGTGCGTTCCACCGAATCCAGCCCGGTCGAGTACAACGCGATGGATCCCGAGCTCCAGCTGTGGGTCGCGGCGTGCATCTATCGCGGCTTCGAGGACGTGCACCGCGCCCTGTACGGGCCGATCCCCGACCACGCGATCGAGTACTTCTATCGGAACGGCGCCACCTTCGGCACCACGCTGCAGGTGCGACCCGAGATGTGGCCGAAGGACCGCGCCACGTTCGAGCAGTACTGGAACGACAATCTGCACAAGGTGAAGATCGACGACCGGATCCGCGAGCACCTGCTGTCGATCGCCCGCATCGAGTTCCTGCCCGAACCCGTCCCGACGCTGTTCGGCCCGCTCAACCTGTTCTTCACCGCCGGCTTCCTGCCGCCGCTGTTCCGCGAGCAGATGCGGCTGAAGTGGACGCCCCGCGACCAGCGTCGCTTCGACCGCGTCATGCGGACCCTCGGCGCAGTGAACAAGCGGCTGCCGGTGCCGGTGCGGGAACTCCCCTACCGTCTGCTGCTGGCCGACATGCGGTGGCGGATCCGGACGGGACGCCCCCTCGTGTAG
- the ahpF gene encoding alkyl hydroperoxide reductase subunit F — MLDAPLAAQLESLLGKVTSPIELVSSLDDSPKSAELAQLLDQIAGMSALVTHVRDGEATRRPSFLIRRTGTDIAVEFAGIPLGHEFTSLVLALLQVGGHPSKEAAELLDQVRNLEGDYHFETYFSLSCQNCPDVVQALNVMCTVNPRIKHTAIEGSLFQDEVDARQVMAVPTVFLNGELFGSGRMNLEQIVAKLDSGSAERTAAAISEKDPFDVLVVGGGPAGATAAIYAARKGIRTGVVAERFGGQVLDTMGIENFSSVPYTEGPKFAAALENHTRQYDVDIMNTQKAAKLTPAPTEGGLVEVELESGARLLSRTVVLATGARWRSMNVPGEQEYRNKGVTYCPHCDGPLFKGKRVAVIGGGNSGVEAAIDLAGVVAHVTLIEFDSVLRADEVLQSKLRSLPNVDIIVSALTTEVLGDGSKVTGLTYTDRTTDESRKLDLDGVFVQIGLLPNTDWLKGTVELSPRGEIVVDDHGRTSVPGVFAAGDCTTVPYKQIIVSAGAGATAALGAFDHLIRTGTPAEAAAATV, encoded by the coding sequence ATGCTCGATGCACCTCTCGCTGCCCAGCTCGAGTCGCTTCTCGGGAAGGTCACCTCGCCGATCGAGCTGGTGTCCTCCCTCGACGACAGCCCGAAGTCCGCGGAACTCGCCCAGCTTCTCGACCAGATCGCCGGTATGTCCGCCCTGGTCACCCACGTGCGCGACGGTGAAGCCACCCGTCGCCCCTCCTTCCTCATTCGCCGGACCGGCACCGACATCGCCGTCGAGTTCGCAGGCATCCCGCTCGGCCACGAGTTCACCTCCCTCGTCCTCGCCCTGCTGCAGGTCGGTGGCCACCCCTCCAAGGAAGCCGCCGAGCTGCTCGACCAGGTTCGCAACCTCGAGGGCGACTACCACTTCGAGACCTACTTCTCGCTGTCGTGCCAGAACTGCCCGGACGTCGTCCAGGCCCTGAACGTGATGTGCACGGTCAATCCGCGCATCAAGCACACCGCCATCGAGGGCTCCCTCTTCCAGGACGAGGTCGACGCCCGCCAGGTCATGGCCGTGCCCACGGTCTTCCTCAACGGTGAGCTGTTCGGCTCCGGTCGCATGAACCTCGAGCAGATCGTCGCGAAGCTCGACTCGGGCTCCGCCGAGCGCACCGCCGCCGCGATCTCCGAGAAGGACCCCTTCGACGTCCTCGTCGTCGGTGGCGGCCCCGCCGGCGCGACCGCCGCGATCTACGCCGCCCGCAAGGGAATCCGAACCGGTGTCGTCGCCGAGCGCTTCGGCGGCCAGGTGCTCGACACCATGGGCATCGAGAACTTCTCGTCGGTCCCCTACACCGAGGGCCCGAAGTTCGCCGCCGCGCTCGAGAACCACACCCGTCAGTACGACGTGGACATCATGAACACCCAGAAGGCCGCGAAGCTCACCCCGGCCCCCACAGAGGGCGGCCTCGTCGAGGTCGAGCTGGAGAGCGGCGCGCGGCTGCTGTCCCGCACCGTCGTGCTCGCCACCGGTGCCCGCTGGCGCTCGATGAACGTCCCCGGTGAGCAGGAGTACCGCAACAAGGGCGTCACCTACTGCCCGCACTGCGACGGCCCGCTGTTCAAGGGCAAGCGCGTCGCCGTGATCGGTGGCGGCAACTCCGGTGTCGAGGCGGCCATCGACCTCGCCGGCGTCGTCGCCCACGTGACCCTCATCGAGTTCGACTCGGTGCTGCGCGCCGACGAGGTCCTGCAGAGCAAGCTCCGCAGCCTGCCGAACGTCGACATCATCGTCAGCGCCCTCACCACCGAGGTCCTCGGCGACGGCTCGAAGGTCACCGGCCTGACCTACACCGACCGCACCACCGACGAGTCGCGCAAGCTCGACCTCGACGGTGTGTTCGTCCAGATCGGCCTGCTGCCGAACACCGACTGGCTGAAGGGCACGGTCGAGCTCAGCCCGCGCGGCGAGATCGTCGTCGACGACCACGGCCGCACCTCGGTGCCGGGCGTCTTCGCCGCCGGCGACTGCACGACTGTCCCGTACAAGCAGATCATCGTCTCCGCAGGTGCCGGCGCGACCGCCGCGCTCGGTGCCTTCGACCACCTGATCCGCACGGGCACCCCGGCCGAGGCCGCCGCCGCGACCGTCTGA
- the ahpC gene encoding alkyl hydroperoxide reductase subunit C — protein sequence MSLINKKIKPFKAEAFKDGAFVTVSDEDIKGKWAIFFFYPADFTFVCPTELGDLADHYEELQKLGVEVFSVSTDTHFTHKAWHSSSETIGKIKYAMIGDPTLQISTNFEVLREEQGLADRGTFLVDPDGVIQFTEVTAEGIGRNAAELVRKVKAAQYVRSHPGEVCPAKWEEGDATLAPSLDLVGKI from the coding sequence ATGTCGCTGATCAACAAGAAGATCAAGCCGTTCAAGGCCGAGGCTTTCAAGGACGGCGCCTTCGTGACCGTGTCCGACGAGGACATCAAGGGCAAGTGGGCGATCTTCTTCTTCTACCCCGCCGACTTCACGTTCGTCTGCCCCACCGAGCTCGGTGACCTCGCGGACCACTACGAGGAGCTGCAGAAGCTGGGCGTCGAGGTCTTCTCCGTCTCGACCGACACCCACTTCACCCACAAGGCGTGGCACTCGTCGTCCGAGACCATCGGCAAGATCAAGTACGCGATGATCGGCGATCCCACCCTGCAGATCAGCACCAACTTCGAGGTCCTCCGCGAGGAGCAGGGTCTCGCCGACCGCGGCACCTTCCTCGTCGACCCCGACGGTGTCATCCAGTTCACCGAGGTCACCGCCGAGGGCATCGGCCGCAACGCCGCTGAGCTCGTCCGCAAGGTCAAGGCCGCGCAGTACGTCCGCAGCCACCCGGGCGAGGTCTGCCCGGCCAAGTGGGAAGAGGGCGACGCCACCCTCGCTCCGTCCCTGGATCTCGTCGGCAAGATCTGA
- a CDS encoding SRPBCC family protein: MPVTDVRHDLDNRSLTIVADFAAPVERVWRIYADPRQLEKIWGPPTHPATVVEHRLEPGGRVLYYMTGPEGEKYPGYWEVEAVDEPKSFTFLDRFADEEFNPKVEMPAARCVYSFAEHEGGTRATYVSTYETVEALQQVLDMGVIEGASLAMGQIDELLAA, translated from the coding sequence ATGCCTGTCACCGACGTTCGTCACGATCTCGACAACCGAAGCCTCACCATCGTCGCCGACTTCGCCGCCCCGGTGGAACGCGTCTGGCGGATCTACGCCGACCCGCGGCAGTTGGAGAAGATCTGGGGGCCGCCCACGCATCCGGCCACCGTCGTCGAGCACCGCCTCGAGCCGGGCGGTCGCGTCCTCTACTACATGACCGGTCCGGAGGGGGAGAAGTATCCGGGCTACTGGGAGGTCGAGGCCGTCGACGAGCCCAAGAGCTTCACCTTCCTCGACCGCTTCGCCGACGAGGAGTTCAACCCGAAGGTGGAGATGCCGGCCGCGCGCTGCGTCTACTCCTTCGCCGAACACGAGGGCGGGACGCGGGCGACCTACGTGAGCACCTACGAGACCGTCGAGGCCCTGCAGCAGGTGCTGGACATGGGCGTGATCGAGGGTGCCTCGCTGGCGATGGGCCAGATCGACGAGTTGCTCGCCGCCTGA
- a CDS encoding ArsR/SmtB family transcription factor, whose protein sequence is MSGDDEDRTDAMFHALADRTRRDILRRVLAGEHSVSALAANYDMSFAAVQKHVAVLEKAGLLTKRRRGREQLASGDVEAVRSVASMLAELEQIWRGRIARIDDLLATDTPQKG, encoded by the coding sequence GTGAGCGGAGACGACGAGGACCGGACCGACGCCATGTTCCACGCCCTCGCCGACCGCACACGACGCGACATCCTGCGCCGGGTGCTGGCCGGGGAGCATTCGGTCTCCGCGCTCGCGGCGAACTACGACATGTCCTTCGCCGCGGTCCAGAAGCACGTCGCCGTGCTGGAGAAGGCCGGCCTGCTGACCAAGCGACGACGAGGTCGCGAGCAGCTGGCGAGCGGCGATGTGGAAGCAGTGCGGTCGGTGGCGTCCATGCTCGCCGAGCTGGAACAGATCTGGCGCGGTCGCATCGCGCGCATCGACGACCTCCTCGCAACCGACACCCCACAGAAAGGCTGA